CGTGTGACGAGAGTTTTACCCGCAGGGGCGGGCATCGCCCTTCGGTGCTCGCCCGCCCGCTACGCACAGCGCCTGCAGCAGCCCTGGTTTGACCGGTTGCGGCCAATGCCGTTGCCTTGTCGGGATCGGAAATTGCGTTCACGTCGATTTCTCCTCGGGCGCGCGCATGGCAAGCGCGCGGGTTGCGGCAACGCGCAGGCAATCGTTCGCTGCGGCGAGCCGGTGCAACTTCAATTGTCGGGATTTTTGGCTTGCAATCGCGCCGAACAGCCGTTTGGCAGGGCCAGGGGCGGTTCTAAAAATTGCGCGATAGTGGAAGTGTGCCGGTGATTTGCCCGACGTGTCAAAATGTTTTTGCCGACCAGGCATCCATGCCGGCGACCCCCTTGTTACTTTGCATGGGGTTGTTTTCGATATTTTGGTTGGGAGCGAGAACCGCGTCGGCCGTGCGGTTGGGAAGTGTGGCTCGCCGAGCCGCAGGCTCGCGGGTCGAGCAGCCCGCCTTCGCCCTTTGGGCTTCGGCGCGGCAGCCTTCACTCGCTTCGCGTTGGATAGACCTTTGCTGGCTTGCCGAGCCGTAGCTCGCGAAGCGAGCGAAGGCTGGTGGGCCCGGCAGGACTCGAACCTGCAACCAGACCGTTATGAGCGCCGGAAAGAGCCTTCTTGCAGCGTGAATGTCCTTATTTTCCAGGCATCTTGACGACGTTCGTGCTCATTTCTGTCACTCGTTTCTGAGGCATAACTGAGGCGGTAGGCTTGGCCGCAATCTTGGCTACGGCATCTTTCATATGGTCCGGGTGATGGTGGCCATAGACCTCGATCAGCATCTTCACCGACATCCCAAGGAAGCCGGCCGACTCCCAAGGATCGGCCGCATTCTGCATCAGCCAAGTTGCTGCCGTATGACGCAGGGTGTGGGGAGATACGCCCTTTCCTAGTTCGGCCAGTGTGACGGCTCGCTTGAAAGCGGTTTTAACGGACTTGACCGGCTGCCCATTGAACTCAACAAAGTATCGCTGGATGATGCCGCAGCGGTGCCACCGTCGGAGGTGCGCCAGCAAACGAGAAGGGACGCGGACGGGGGTTTGGCGCTTATTCGTTTCTTGCTTGCCGTGTGCGCGGCGGTAGTAGACGCCGCGCTCCAGGTCAACAAATGAGCGGCCAATGGCAGGGGTAGGGGATGCTGACGCAATAGCCGCGGCTCGGGTGCCGGTGTAGAGACCAATCAAGATGAATCTGGCCAAATGCCGAAGTGGTCGCTTGTCCGTCTCGATTTTCTGACCCTTCAGCGGTCCGCGATGTACCGTCTGAATTTCGCGAGCTCGCCAGCAGGACCAAATAAGGGACGCCGCTTCGGCTCGTGTCAGCCATCGATCACGTGGCGGTCCCTTCCTAGGCAGCTTTACCTTGACGACGCCGCGGTGAAAGCCTTCGTCCGCGTGGTGTTCGACAGCTGCACGAAGATCCTCTAGGTCGCGTCGAGCACCACCGGTATTTCCGCGTTCCTTAACGTATTCGTTGCACTTGGCCTTCGTGATCTCCGAAAGCGTAAGCTTGCCCCAAAAATCTTTGAGGCGGCCCATGCGGGCGATGTACTTCTTGGCATCGGGATTATCGATGTACAAGTCAGGGCGGTCGTCGATAAAGATCGAAAGTACGTCCGCGATCGGAATTCGCTCTAGCTCGCGCTCCTTCCGTTGCGGCGCGTATTTCTGAGCGATGTAATCCTTGAGCGCCCGCTCAGCCTTTGCAACTTCGCGCTCAGAGCATCCAGTGGCGTAGTAACCAATGCCATCTCGGATGACCCATGTTGCCTGATGGGTGAGCCGGCCATTCTTGTATCGCGCCGGCCTGAGATGGAGTCGGGCGCCTTTGCTTCTACGCGACATCGCTCGCGCATCCTCCGTATCTCACCGAGTGTGACAAACAGTCGTCCCGCGATACGCTCGGAAGTCAGCCGCCCCCGTCTGATCTCACGCCGAAGACTATTGGCCGTCAGTGAACCGTCAGGAAAGGCAAGCCGTGCGGCAACTTCGAGCCGAAGAGGAACATCCTCAGCCACTGACCCAAGCGATTCTATGGTGTCCAGAGTCATAGGTCACCAGATTTTTGCTCCGTTTCAACCGAGAAAGCTTAGCGTACGTCGGGTAACCGACGGCGCTCATGAGAGGAAGCAAACCTAGGGGGAGGCAATTTTGTTACGTTGCGGACGGAATTCTTTCGTAAAATGCCTTGTTCGAAAGACCAGGCGACGAACGCCTGTATCAATACGAGAGTGAAATTTCCAAACCTCCAACCGCGCTCACGAGCCGCCTTATCGCGCAACCTGCTAGCGAAGGTGGCGCTGATTCTTTTCAAAGGCGTACATGCCTCCCGAGCTGGCATCCAGACGATTATGGTTTGAAAACTCATTCGCACTGACAGAGGGTAGATGCGAAACTGATCTGAACTAACGAATTCACGCAAGCCGTGGATAAGGGACGTTTGCTGTGGGGTTAGATCGCTTTGGGTTGCATTTTGAGTTGCCTGGGGCATGGCACACCTACCCACAAGCACAGCTTGAGAACTTGAATTCGGACGAGCCGCAGCACAGCACAAGGCATTCGCCACTGCATTGGCGCTGTCGTGGGGTAGCCAGCCCAGTCCCAAGCTGCGGCTCGGTATCTTGACGCCGGGAAGATTGTGGCTCTAAATTATTGCAACTATTGCGAAATTTGGGTTCTATGGCAGTATTAGGCATGCGCGCGACTCCGGTGAGAGTTGCGGCCGATCGAGTGGCTCTGGTAAAGCCGACTCGGTGGGCCCCAGGGGATGATTCCCCTGGGGTTCTCTGTCTCATATGAGCTTGGTCCGTTACATGTCGTCGAGCTGCGGGATTCTTCTGTCAAAGAACCGCAGAAAACCCGCAAGGGAAGAAACAAATGGCCGGCGCGGGGGGGACTATCGGAGCGAGGATCCGCTACTACAGAACAGCAAATAATCTAACTCAGGCGAAACTCGCTGAAGCAACAGGGGTCAGTGACGGCCAGGTCTCTCGTTGGGAAAACGGAAAGGAAATTCCAAACCAAACGAGCATAGGTAGGTTAGCAAGTACGTTTGGTATCCACGTCCGCGCGCTTACAGTGGGCGATAAAACCACGTGGCCTCCCCATGACTCCGCGGAGGTTCGTGAGGAGACTTCCGGCCACGATTCGAACATTTGGAACTACCCGAAACTCCGAACTCTATTTTTTGAAGAGCGGATAGCGCGCGGGCCATTCTCGTACCAGGGAGAAACCGTGCTCCTCTACGAGCCACGCCCCTTTCGTAGTTTTCAAACGGTAGCCCTGCACAGGGCCTCATTTGAGGGCACGGGACTTCCAGAGAAGCCCACACTTTCGGATCTCCTCGCGTACATCGACAGCCTGCGCTCGCGCTTCCGTCCGGACGTTATCGAGTATTTGATCCGACGTGCCAATATGCCCAACACGACCTCGGGGATTAAGTTTTCCGATGAAAAGGTTGGCGTCGAAATGATTAGCCTACCAACGCCGATCCACCGCCAGGTCGCGCTCTCGGTGTTTTGCAGTTCGTTTTGGCTAGAGCGCGAACTTAATCGTCGAATTGTCTTGCCAAGCGTCGAGTCGGCACTCTTAGAACTAGCTCGACGCGAATGGCACCACTGTCTGATGCCTCATGTTCAGGTTGTGGATCTGTACACACCCAGTACCTTGTACTTGGAGATGGCGATAATAACTCAGGACGAAGACTTGTTGCTGTTGCGGAAAGCGCCGAGTGTGCCAAATTTTTCTGTATGGTCTTGTTCTGTCGAACGTGGATTTCGATGGGGAAACGCCATTCGTGAAGCGGAATTGCCCGTTCAAGAGGCGCTAAACACCTGTCTTGGAGAGGAATTACAACTAAGCAAAGCATCCGTGTGTGATTGGGGGCTTCTCGGTATAGGACTTCAGGTACACTTAAACACTTGCATACTGGGTTTCGTAAAGCTGTCCCTTTCGACTCGGCAACTCCAGGATCATCTCAATGAATTCATCCAAGATTCGGATCACTTCACTGAGTATAAATTTCTGCCAATGAGAGAAGTTTGGAGCCAGTTAGCGGACATGGAGAACGAGTTGCACCCTTCGGCTTTATTGAGAGTGCACTTGGTGCTGAAGGCATACGGCCATCTCTGAAAGGACGAATGCTAGGAACACCGCAACAATTGAGCTGCCGGCGTTTTGAGATCTCATTTTATGAAGAAGGTTCTGTACACCTGGCTAGAGGGACCTGTTGCCGCCTTTGCGGTGCTTTGCGTTGTCTTCCCATTGGTTGTCTTCCCGATAGTGCTCTTGCTTGAGCTCCTCGGTGTGAACCCGGTTCAATGGTTCGGGGAGCTGGCGGTGGCGCTACGCGTGGTCGCCTTTCTAGCGGTGGGTATCTTCCTTTGGAGTTTCTCGCGTCAGATTGAGCGGGATCGCGGCAAATGGTTAGCGGAACAAGCCGAGAGGAAAGCTAAGGCATTGCAGACGATAAAGCAGCCGTCCTATTGGTCTAGCAAGACAGAGTTGTCCAAAGAGCCCGGTCAAAGGTTACAGTCTCCGGTCACGCCGGAAATTATGACTTTGAGGAGGTATCTCGCGAAACAGAGAGTTAAGAATGAAATGAAGAGCCAAGGATTGCACGTAAGCCAGTTCACGGCGGCAGACGTTTCCAAAGCCGCCGACGCGCTCCTTTCAGTGCATGGCGAAAGCCTACTTGACGAGGCAATCCGTCTCAGTCGAACCAT
The genomic region above belongs to Bradyrhizobium sediminis and contains:
- a CDS encoding tyrosine-type recombinase/integrase; translated protein: MSRRSKGARLHLRPARYKNGRLTHQATWVIRDGIGYYATGCSEREVAKAERALKDYIAQKYAPQRKERELERIPIADVLSIFIDDRPDLYIDNPDAKKYIARMGRLKDFWGKLTLSEITKAKCNEYVKERGNTGGARRDLEDLRAAVEHHADEGFHRGVVKVKLPRKGPPRDRWLTRAEAASLIWSCWRAREIQTVHRGPLKGQKIETDKRPLRHLARFILIGLYTGTRAAAIASASPTPAIGRSFVDLERGVYYRRAHGKQETNKRQTPVRVPSRLLAHLRRWHRCGIIQRYFVEFNGQPVKSVKTAFKRAVTLAELGKGVSPHTLRHTAATWLMQNAADPWESAGFLGMSVKMLIEVYGHHHPDHMKDAVAKIAAKPTASVMPQKRVTEMSTNVVKMPGK
- a CDS encoding helix-turn-helix domain-containing protein, yielding MAGAGGTIGARIRYYRTANNLTQAKLAEATGVSDGQVSRWENGKEIPNQTSIGRLASTFGIHVRALTVGDKTTWPPHDSAEVREETSGHDSNIWNYPKLRTLFFEERIARGPFSYQGETVLLYEPRPFRSFQTVALHRASFEGTGLPEKPTLSDLLAYIDSLRSRFRPDVIEYLIRRANMPNTTSGIKFSDEKVGVEMISLPTPIHRQVALSVFCSSFWLERELNRRIVLPSVESALLELARREWHHCLMPHVQVVDLYTPSTLYLEMAIITQDEDLLLLRKAPSVPNFSVWSCSVERGFRWGNAIREAELPVQEALNTCLGEELQLSKASVCDWGLLGIGLQVHLNTCILGFVKLSLSTRQLQDHLNEFIQDSDHFTEYKFLPMREVWSQLADMENELHPSALLRVHLVLKAYGHL